TCAGGAGGGTTTGTTTGATTTGCTAAACCTGGACCCCAATGTATTTAACCGCTCTTTTCTGAACGATTTTATTGCTCTGGGCAAACCATGTTGGCGGGCGGTCCGCGACCGGGTTTCTATTTTGCTGCGCAACGATAACGCCGAAATCCGCGATAACCCGGATTTGATGCGGCGCTGCCTGGTGAAACAAGTAGATGCCCAACTGCATTTACCCGTAAAAATCAGCAATTACACCGACTTTCATACTAGCCTGGAATCGGCTACCAACGTTGGGCTATTATTCCGCGACCCGGAAAACGCCCTTTCCCCGAACTGGAAACATTTGCCGGTGGGCTATCATGGCCGGGCTTCTTCTATCGTAGTTTCGGGTACTTCCATTCACCGGCCGAAAGGGCAGGTAAAAATTGACGGTTCGCCCTTACCCGCTTTTATGCCCACCCAACAACTCGATTTTGAATTGGAAATTGGCTTTATCACCGGTGCTAGTACTGCCTTAGGCACCAGCATTACCGCTAATCAAGCCGACGATTACCTATTTGGTTTGGTATTATTTAACGATTGGTCAGCGCGCGACATTCAGCGTTGGGAACAGCAGCCTTTAGGCCCGTTTTTGGGTAAAAGTTTTGCTTCGGCTATTTCGCCGTGGGTAGTTACCCTGGATGCCCTCGAACCATTCCGGGTAGCAGGACCTACACAATCGCCCGCGGTACTGCCTTACCTGGAAACAGCCGGTAATAAGCACTTCGACATTAGTTTAAAAGTATACCTGCAGGCACCCCAGCAACCTTCCGTGCTCATAAGCCAAACCAATCCGCGTTATCTTTACTGGAACATTAATCAACAACTGGCGCACCAAACCAGCAACGGCTGCAACCTGCAAGTCGGCGATTTATATGCTTCCGGCACCATTAGCGGTTCAGAACCCGACTCCTACGGCTCTTTGCTGGAATTAACCTGGAATGGCAGCAAGCCCATTGTACTACCCGACGAATCGACGCGTACTTATTTGCAGGATGGCGATACCATTATATTTAAAGGTTGCGCCGAACGTAACGGTGTGCGCATTGGTTTTGGCGAACTGCGCAACAAGATTTTACCGGCTGTTTAACGCAAGCTGGTTGTATTATAGCGCAAAGAAACGCTGCCAGGAAATTAAAATTTTTAAAAATTATCATTTTCAATAGTCCTTAACCTTATTCGCATTTCGCAGGAATGGTTGTACCACAACTTCCGGAACGAACTTCAGCAGACCAGAAAAAATTTTAAATTTTTACCATGAAAGCTTTACTTTTAATTGATATTCAGAATGATTTTTTGCCGGGTGGCGCTTTAGCCGTGCCAGCCGGCGACGAAATAATTCCGGTAGTAAACCAATTGCAACCGCATTTTGATCTGGTGGTAGCTACCCAGGACTGGCACCCGGCGGTACACAAAAGTTTTGCTTCGCAGCACCCCGGCCAGGCCGTATTTTCCAGCATCGATTTAAACGGTTTGCTCCAGGTACTCTGGCCCGACCACTGCGTACAAGGCACTCCGGGCGCCGAATTTGCCACAGCTTTAGATCAACCAAAAATAGAAGCTATTTTCCGGAAAGGCACCGACCCGGAGATTGACTCCTACAGTGGTTTTTACGACAATGGCCACCGCAAAAGCACCGGCCTCGCCGATTACCTGCGGGGCAAGCAAGTACGCCAGGTTTTTGTAGCGGGTTTAGCCGCTGATTACTGTGTATTTTACTCCATTAAAGATGCTTTGCAGGAAAACTTTAAAACTTTTCTGATTGAAGATGCCACCCGCGCGATTAGCGCAGAAGGCTTTGAAAAAGCTAAAACAGAAATACACGAACGTGGCGGTAAAATTATCCAAAGCGGCGCTTTATTATAAGATTTTGATTATTGAATTATCTGCTTATAAAATACAAAAAACGGGTGGCAACTACTTGCCACCCGTTTTTTGTACCTAATGAATTTAACCGTTTATAGCTTAGTTAAAAACGAAAAAATTTAAAAATTTACTTTTCCCAGCAGGGCTATTGCGGCGGGGCAGCAGCAATATCTTTGGTAATAACGGGCCATATGCCCGGTGCCGGAACGCTTACTCCTTTGTTGTTGCCGCGGGTATTGGCATCCGGCCCGAAGTAATACAAAGGCCAGCCTTTATAGGTAAGTTGCTTTTTGCCGAATACATCGGTGGTACTAAATAAGGCTTTATCCAGGGTAGATGGCACTACTACTTTATCGGTTTCGTAAATGGGCCATACC
The sequence above is a segment of the Adhaeribacter swui genome. Coding sequences within it:
- the fahA gene encoding fumarylacetoacetase, whose translation is MLKANDPNLHSWIQISPTSEFPIQNLPFGVFSVGEQDPRVGVALGDYILDLCVLGQEGLFDLLNLDPNVFNRSFLNDFIALGKPCWRAVRDRVSILLRNDNAEIRDNPDLMRRCLVKQVDAQLHLPVKISNYTDFHTSLESATNVGLLFRDPENALSPNWKHLPVGYHGRASSIVVSGTSIHRPKGQVKIDGSPLPAFMPTQQLDFELEIGFITGASTALGTSITANQADDYLFGLVLFNDWSARDIQRWEQQPLGPFLGKSFASAISPWVVTLDALEPFRVAGPTQSPAVLPYLETAGNKHFDISLKVYLQAPQQPSVLISQTNPRYLYWNINQQLAHQTSNGCNLQVGDLYASGTISGSEPDSYGSLLELTWNGSKPIVLPDESTRTYLQDGDTIIFKGCAERNGVRIGFGELRNKILPAV
- the pncA gene encoding bifunctional nicotinamidase/pyrazinamidase — its product is MKALLLIDIQNDFLPGGALAVPAGDEIIPVVNQLQPHFDLVVATQDWHPAVHKSFASQHPGQAVFSSIDLNGLLQVLWPDHCVQGTPGAEFATALDQPKIEAIFRKGTDPEIDSYSGFYDNGHRKSTGLADYLRGKQVRQVFVAGLAADYCVFYSIKDALQENFKTFLIEDATRAISAEGFEKAKTEIHERGGKIIQSGALL